The genomic stretch CTTGGGCAATTAACACAATTATTGCATATGGTTGAAGTGAGGTGATATGATGTGAgtgcagtggcgacccgtcattcaaaCCTGTTAAGGTTTTtttgtgtgcctgttttgcatgctattttggcattaataggtGTCACATTTCAGTttacaaacaatgtaaaaaataaataataattgagtTACTAAAGCCGCATagaaacatggtctcttttttgctttcttgagtaaggcagctccaaaatgcaggtatttcagcctagctcagtgctttctgtggtggtggggcagccagcgtaaaatacggagcgtaggggttagtaatgttctctagttgcgctgtgattggctcagtgttctgtcactcatggggacactatgtcaccgcaaaatctacagggagagctcgaaaattcaagccatagagttacattagaagtgtccatccaagaaggctcaaggtcattggccacagataaaatcatttcaaatcacgttatatctaccatagctttgattggactgatcatgtcaatatCATAATTTCAacatcttagctagcaagctagaagTCATCATCCTGattcaagtcgacaatctactggcaaatcattttcaatccttgtcatatgaagagaaattatgaagagaaattatagataaaacgtatcggtgctcatcggccattggacataaacattacacaacaagttggaaaacgcaaattcaacaatgagtggtttggaaggaataggtggctaactgcaagcattgcaaagcaatcactggcCTGCTATTCAGTGGGGTGAgggtgtggtccaagtctgggtttaagggtctattttccaagcttaaaatgataaacattcaactttggccatgctgtcaatccagcatgacttctgccgcgttcaaaataaCTGGAAattcggaactgggaaatctcagacttcagtgagttcaagacaactgggaactcagaaaaaaattagctccgactgggaaaataggTTTTCAACAGcaatccaactcagaattccaagtcagGAACTTGGGCCTCTTTTTAGAGCTCCGacatgaagatcactgacgtcatgattcaaccttgtttttttcagagttcccagttgtcttgaaagcaccataaatccagataatgccagactttgatgacaaagtttgatgacaaaatgtcCCCacaaaggaccgccgcgccaccttcctgttcaagtgagcacagcacaacaaggtgagtcaaaAAAATTATTGTAtgttgctgcataaattatgtaatatgccagggagatatgtatactgtagctaagaaagtaatactaagtgtatgttgtgtagtaagctgttagtagccaatgtgactcaccctaataatttggtcccttttcccctcataacttagcctattgttctgacttggtggtgcacatatagcacatagcctgttttagagaaatgtcattatTGTATATTTTAAGAgcattcattgtctgcttatatgccccctttatttatcttacagttctgacttggtgtacagagaatactgtaagaacggcccatgttctgaattctgtcatttcaaaagtgctgaacaaatagttatattgactacgtccatcctagcttGCTCATTTatgtcttaattgaaattacggattgcctcttatctgctggtcgtccccttatgccatctCAATTGTCAATAGAAACCAAATTTGTtaaagcaagtcagccatatcagctatgtttttataaaagtcagtaaatgaggctgaatgaactgttttgctgccagacaaggctccgctgatagccaggtgtagcagtggtaaggtgttgggactgctgttgggactctgctgttgagacagctttatgtaggccctaacagtttgtgggcactgtttgtcaccgttatagtgcaattaatgtattgtttagtgttgtgttttgtagtggctttgctggcatgcataaaaatgttttggggggtttgccctaccaagatttacatgctaaaatcgctacTGTGTGAGTGGGAATTGATGCAGAACTTGTTGGTGAGCGTATGGCACACTACAATACATATCTGTCTTGACAACAGATAGAAGAAAAAAGACATCTGGGAAATTAATACGAAGTTATTGTCAGGGGTAATGTCAAAGCGTTACCATTAAATGACATCAGTATCTGCTGTTGCCCTTTTGATAACTTTGGACAGCCGCGCAATTACGCACGTCTCCAGAAAATGGAGATATGACACTCTCTGCTGACAACAAATACAATTGCACAATTCGAGATGCTCGGACATACTGTAAGATTCCAGTCCAGAGGGTCAGATTAAATGTATGGTGATAGGTTCAGGACCTGAGCACGAGATATCTCATCTTTCCACAACTGACAAAGGGCATTTTCCTATAtagccccccccccacacacacacacacgcacacacacacacacacacacacacacacacacacacacacacacacacacacacacacacacacacacacacacacacacacacacacacacacgtgtgctaCACTTCAGGTAACTGcccaaataaaggaaacaccaacataaagtgtctaaatagggcattgggccaccatgagccagaacagtttcaatgcaccttggcatagattctacaagtgtctggcactctattggagggatgtgacaacATTCTTCCACGAATGGTGTGTTAGTGATGGCaatgctccagaatctcccataagttttCAATTGGGtcgagatctggtgactgagacggccatggcatcatgctcatcaaaccattcagtgaccatttgtgccctgtggatgggggcattgttatcctatgggggcatagccatggtagccaaaataatggcaaAGAAttatggcctgcccagcatttttatttatgaccctaagcatgatgggattttAGCTGCTTAATTAACTGGAACCACAGCTGTGTGCAAGCACCAGCTTTCAATATACTCTGTGTCCCTCATTTAAGCCTACtcatgtttccattattttgttaGTTACCTGTACATGTTCAGCATGAACAATTATAGATGACACAAGGACATCACAGCTACCATACAAAAACTTTTATTGCAGTCACAAAGGGTAGAAATGTGACATTACTGTGATAGTTTCTGTGAGGGAAAAAGATCAGTATCACAACATCACTGATCCACAGTCATGTATCAGCAATAAGTAATAATCACATCCTTAATTGATATACACACAAGATAATTGGTGTCATGAGGATTTAGCTTCATACCAATCCTCTCAGATCGAGTCCAGAAGTGGGTGGATTTCGGATTGGACGCAAGAAATAGAACTGTTGCTGTTGACTTGGTAGCTTAGTCCACACTTTTAGGGTGAACATggatgtattttctgttgtatATCATTGGTCCCGACCTTCAATATATTGTGTATACATTCATATGGTCACATAATACCATGTAGGCCAAGTGGGGCCAAATCAAGGATCAGCAATACATAGATTTTCTTTGGTCTGTAGATCATGTCTAGAAATGCATTCTCAACATCTGAAAAAGGTTGCTTGCTTGTAGTCATTGAAGATCATCAAAGCTGAAGAAGTGTATCTGAAATTTTAATTCCTGGCTACCTTGATATTATTCATATCTATGTCTTTAAAAAATCTTTGCTAGAATCAACCACTTATTTAATGGGTTTTGGTATTTTTACAGGCTTTATTCTAGTCCACGGGGAGTTCAGGATGCGTTGACAACCCAAACCCAAACCAATCCCTCCTTCCTAACCCTAGAGCCTTTTGACTTCCCTTCATCCAACTGAAAGGACTAGATATGTATTAGCAATATGATAATCTCTCAATCCTAACCCTCTGGTGGCAGGGTAGAGGCTCACCATATTGTTAATACTTATTTAGGCTTTGAAGTCAACAGGGACCTAGGGAAATGGTTAATTTGGGATTGGGGCCCACTCCTCATTGGCTACTAGCTAGGATCCAGAAGCGTGACACTGATCTGGACACAGATGTAGAAGTAGTAGTCCTGCGGAGACACAGCGCTCAATCCTGGCACGTCAAGGGCCACCtggcagacagagggagacagagagcagaataTCTCAACAGTTACCCGCAGTGATTGGAGGGACAATCCACTTCATTGATcaaaattataaacgcaacatgtaaagtgttggtcccatgtttcatgagctgaaataaaagaccccCGAAATTTTCCacatgcaccttgtgctggggataataaaaggttGAGTTTTCTCACAGGAagcgtgcaattagcatgctgactgcaggaatgtccaccagagcttttgccagagaattgaatgttaatttctctaccaaaagccgcctccaacgttgttttagagaatttggcagtacgtccaaccggcctcacaaccgcagaccacgtgtaaccacgccagcccagagtgccccatggtggcagtggggttatggtatgggcaggcataagttacggacaacaaacacaattgcattttatcgatggcaatttgaatgcacagagataccgtgacgagatcctgaggcccattgtcgtgccattcatctgccgccatcacctcatgtttctgcatgataatgcacggccccatgtcgcaaggatctgtacacaattcctggaagctgaaaatgtcccagttcttccatggccttcatacctactagacatgtcacccattgagcatgtttgggatgctctggatagacGTGTACGAcaccgtgttccagttcctgccaatatccagcaacttcacacagccattgaagaggagtgggagaacattccacaggccacaatcaacagcccgatcaactctatgcaaaggaggagatgtcacaccagatactgactggttttctcatccacacccctaccttttttgttaaggtatctgtgaccaacagatgcatatctttattcccagtcgtgtgaaatccataaattagggcctaattaatgtatttcaattgactgatttccttatatgaactgtaactcagtaaaatcattgaaattgttgcatgttgcgtttatatttttgttcagtgtatatatctaTGGGAGAGACAATCCCATAAAACACCTAAAGTTGAACAAAGGAAATTACTCTCACTTCAGGCTTGCTGGAGATCATGGCAGAAGCTGTAGGGTCCAAGTGTCCAAACAGAGAACTCAGCTGCTCCCTCAATTTCTTTGTACGCTTCTTATCTGGCTGCAGCAGCAATGCCTGAAAACTCACCGGCAGCCCATACCTGACCAAGTACAGACTAACTAGTAACTGTATGGTTATCATATGACATCAATTGAATTTGACAATAAATGTATTTGACTGACCTGAGAACAGATTCCACAAACACCTCCAGGACTTTCAGGTGGATCCAGGCCACAAACACTTCACTGAAGTTCACCTTGAGCCAACGCACAAAGGTTCCCTTCGGAGAAGACACACACATACGTATACACACAAACTCATACTCTACATATGCATCCACAAGTTACTTATAATCCACCTACATACACTCAAAATGCTTCACTTACATACTGCTCCTTCTTGTCCACAAGAAGACGGCTCATCTCCCGCTTCTGAAGCTCCACCTGATCGAAACAAAATTCTCGTATCGTGAACCTGTTGCCATGACCACATTAGATCAAATTAGTTATTTACTTCTTGTTGTTCAGAAAAGTATCAAGTGATGTCCTAAGTTGCTGCTGAATTACCTGTCCTTCTTGAAAAGGGTAACAGTGAAAATGGCTTCCTCGCCCTCCTCATAGACCTTCCTGTAGACACACATCGCTAAGTTATGTCAACATCACAACAACATTGCATCAGGTAAGAGATTTGGGCACATATTGAGTTTTACTTTGATAAAACCCACTTTATATAGTCATCACACTACATACCAAATGTATTGTAACAACATCTTATTTTGTTTATTATTAAACCAGATGGTATGATGTGATCATACAATTAGAaattataggatctctatggatTTGATTGCCTTTTTAATAAAAAGGCCATTGTACACCACTGCATGATCCTTACATTAAGACTTGAGGTCAGTGTCTGTCTGGCTCACAAATGAAAGGGATTAACAGACACAATTAGAGCCAATGAGAGCAGTACTGGCAATAGAGTTGAGCTGTGGTCAGACTCACTCTTCTTTTCTGCTGGTAACATTATACCTGCGGTTAGTCTGAccttcagacacagagagagagagagagactctgtgcTACTTGTTTGCCCAGCTCTGCCTGAACTCAAACACATGTACCAGATGGGGTATCTTGCCTTACATTGCTTCTAACCTGAATGTACTAGAAAAAATAGATCTATTATCAGGAATATATTTTGAGTAGTACTAGTACCACAGCCAGTTCACGCACGaatgcacgctcacacacacacacacacacacacacacacacacacacacacacacacacacacacacacacacacacacacacacacacacacacacacacacagtcatttgAATGTAAGAATGAATTAATACAtaatgtatacagtatgtataaaaCAAGTAGAGGGATACCTTGGCTATGATGTCTGCCAGGCTCTTAAAAGGCAGTGCAGTGGAGTACTTGGCTCTGTCCCACTGGAACTTTGTCACATAACTGACCAGATCCACTGTTGAGATGCACAGACAACATGTCACAGGCAATCAATTTCACAGTGACACAAAACAAAAGGGCTCCATACAAAACAGAGCTCAGCAAACAGGGACatgctgagacacacacacacagaatcacagatggacgtatacacacacacaaagacaaacacagatgtatactgtgatgtcacgagaggctgtgtcctggagggacgttacatccccctgaggtggctgcaaacccagacagctatggctccatctgctggtatggtcgggaactccacccctctatggccaatcttcccacgcagctgaaacaaatgaggggctgatgggctggagttgttttggaagggaagagacacggtctgtagggtgggctcggggaagaagagaattgtgttataatttcgttagttgccgaagacctttaataaaaatccttgttttggttgaacctggactccttgcactacttgggcaaccccgctggaagcggtatcagcctctcgtggcatcacagatggtggagaatacaggcacgctcaagcggtaatagtgcatgtcagaggaggataccgaaggtttgatcacccagttttccaagctggccgtaggctccccgccgactgaaatggaggacatattgaaagcccttgttgctggccagcaagcccagatgcaaacaaacgtggctctcttggaggagcaaaagaaagccaaccttctgaaggcagaggaattgcagttgcagagacagagggtggtccaaaatacccgcccaataaaggcaagtgacttttatatctaagatgggagctaccgatgacattgaggcatacctgcatgcatttgaggccacggccactagggaagcctggcccaagcaacagtgggttggtctgttagcccccctttctaaccggggaagcgctgaatgctgtccggggacctgggccctgaccaggttactgactatgatgccctgaagtctgagatcctcagcagatatggactcacaaaatttggtatggcccagcgctttcacagttggaccttccaaccagaccaacctcctcgggcgcagatgcatgaacttgtccgaatcgcaaggaaatggctggatccgcagaggaatacagcagcggcggtggtggaggccgttgtggtggatcgttacctacgcgccctgccttgtgaggcaaaacggttcatcagtcaacaggccttgaccacggctgatctgaccgtggaagctgtggaaaagtaccaggccacagcggagatgctgaatgcttcccgaaaaagaccccaggagtgcggccccaccacaaatgggaaggacccgtccaaaggaccccaaggtctcgaacccagccacgtcaggacttatcccggctccagggggagccagaaaccaggcgggtccaagaagagtacaccaggagggggaaactcgacagtgttaccggtgtggggagatgggacatatctcctggcagtgtgggaaaccagccgatgaacctatgcccactgcggagtcctccagctcagcacccacacaccgggttgcctcgctcttgggagtcgtagatggcggcccagatcgaccccccacctgcccggtaactgtgaatcaccatgatgtggaggccttactggattctggtagccgggccaccctggtgcgtagggatttggtgggcccaacgtgtctgaccccggggaaagtcctcccagtttccctgtgtccatggggacaccagagaataccccattactgaacttacaatgaccagcacacggggaaccatacacacgacggcgggggtggttgattccctccccgtccctgtcctaattggacgagactgcccagccttttacccactctggagagagtctcaggagaggataacccgagtacctcggaaacggagaggcaagactcatcctgggaaggctccggtgcaatcctccgagttactcactccccgcccgggctctgatagggatggcaggtgcccagaccgacacagagacggagctacagaatctggacaaagaactgtctggtctgaaggggaccgctgagaggtatcgtttgttaaagcaacagttagacatgaagacagaagagttagatatcctccaggctaaactccaacagagctccttccctaagcaacaggaggagctggagaggctgcgcaggaccatcgagagtgtgaggagaccctgcgcagtagtaaggaggtccagaagaaggcagaggagaagtacaaggtgttggagaacaagatgaagaatgcggaggcagagagagagaaggaactgaaagctgctcaacagaagctaaactctgctaaaaccaaggctgatgcgttcagtaagaaactcaaggagagagacaacaggaggcggagtccctggtcctagagttggaggagttgaagagagagcagtctggcaagcaccacggcaatgcggacgccctctcccggcgtgatgccttcttcgctgcctttacccagacgaggacgtcggtcccgaggaggggatgtgtgatgtcacgagaggctgtgtcctggagggacgttacatccccctgaggtggctgcaaacccagacagctatggctccatctgctggtatggtcgggaactccacccctctatggccaatcttcccacgcagctgaaacaaatgaggggctgatgggctggagttgttttggaagggaagagacacggtctgtagggtgggctcggggaagaagagaattgtgttataatttcgttagttgccgaagacctttaataaaaatccttgttttggttgaacctggactccttgcactacttgggcaaccccgctggaagcggtagcctctcgtggcatcacaatacacaaca from Coregonus clupeaformis isolate EN_2021a chromosome 29, ASM2061545v1, whole genome shotgun sequence encodes the following:
- the LOC121544336 gene encoding V-type proton ATPase subunit C 1-A-like, which gives rise to MSRLLVDKKEQYGTFVRWLKVNFSEVFVAWIHLKVLEVFVESVLRYGLPVSFQALLLQPDKKRTKKLREQLSSLFGHLDPTASAMISSKPEVALDVPGLSAVSPQDYYFYICVQISVTLLDPS